Part of the Pedobacter roseus genome is shown below.
TTTTTACGGTAACCCATCCACAAACCTGCTCCCAGCATGATGGTGTGCCAGCTCAATATCCAATGTGGAACATCTACACCTGTGTTTCTAAGGAAGAATACAGAACCAATTACTAAGATTAAAATGCCTAAACCTAATTGTTTATCAGCGCGATTTTTGTTGATTAAAGTTTCCATGACTGTTTGTTTTATGATTCAAATGTAGCACAGAAACCCACGCCGGGGAATGGCTTTTCCCTTAATTGCGATGTTTTATCGGTGAGTGAAATAAAATTGTCGGTAAAAAAATTTAGGGAATTTGAAGGAGGTTGAAAATATCGGTGAAATTGGTGATTAGTCCGGAGTCGGCAGTCCGAAGTCAGGAGTCGATTAATCGCAGTGAAGAATTAATACTACCTGTGAACGGCATAAAAGATTGCTTCACACTGCCCACATAATGCCACCATTCGGTTCGCAATGACAGACTTCGCACTTGGCGACAGTTAACCGATTGACAATTTTCAGTTGGCAATTTTCAGTTCACAATACAGCAATCCGACAATTTAACAATCCAGTAGGCAGGTTGCATTACAATTAACAGATTAACCAAACTAATGAACCAACGAATTGTATAAAAGATTGCTTCATACTACCCACTTACCCCATCCCTTCAGTTCGCAATGACGGACTTCGCGCTTGGCGACGATTAACCAATTTAAACAATTAACCGATTAACCAGACAAATGAACTAATGACTAATGAACCAATGAACTAACTTCATTCAAAAATGATAATATCCGTTCCTTCACTCATAACTATCTTCGAGGTGAGGTTGATGAATAGGCCATGGGCCAGTAATCCGTTAATTTGGTTGAGGTCTGAAGATAATTTGACAGGATTATCAATAAGACCGAAATCAGCATCAATGATCAGGTTTCCGTTATCGGTGATAAATGTATTATTTTCTACTGACCTTAACTGACCTTTTCCGCCGAGTGTAGTTATCTGATCGAAAACATATTGATAAGCCAATGGAATTACTTCAATCGGTACAGTAAAAGCGCCCAATTTTTTTACTTTTTTAGAAGCATCGGTAATAATGATGGCATTTTTACTGAGGGAAGCGATAATTTTTTCCCTGAACAGCGCACCTCCCCCACCTTTGATCAGATCGAGTGTTTCGGTAAACTCGTCGGCACCATCAATACTGATATCAATTGAGCTTAGACTACCCAGATCGAGGATTTCGATCCCTAAGGATTTTGCGAGTTCTTCTGTGCGGATAGAACTTGCAGCAGCGGTGATTTTGAGTCCTTCTTTTACGCGTTTGCCCAATTCTTTAATGGCAAAGGTGGTGGTAGATCCTGTGCCAAGGCCTACAACATCGCCATCTTTTACAAATTTTACTGCAGCAAGGGCAGCCGCAAGCTTTTCGGCATCTTGCTGGGTTTTATCTATCGTCGCCATAAGGTAAAAATAGGTTTAAATGATAACATCGCAAAAAATAGATATTGGGAAATAATTGGTTAGTGGAGACACGAACCAAGGCGAAAAAAATTCACATCCAATACAATAAATCTTATTTATATCGTTTATGTATATGAGAGCGTTAATTTAGATGATGGGGATTCTGCAATAGTGGAATCCCCATTTCTTTTTTCCATGCATTGTCATCGTGAGCGTAGTCGAAGGATCGCTTATATAGATTTCTCCGTTTCGCTGCGCTTCAGTCGAAATGACGACATATAATAATGAAAAAAATTACTGCTTATACAATAAATCCTATTTACAGCGTTTATGTATATGAGAGCGTTAATTTAGATGATGGGGATTCTGCGGTAGTGGAATCCCCATTTCTTTTATACAGGCGTTATGTCCTCCTGGGCGGAGTCGAAGGATCTCTTTAACAGATTTCTCC
Proteins encoded:
- the rpiA gene encoding ribose-5-phosphate isomerase RpiA is translated as MATIDKTQQDAEKLAAALAAVKFVKDGDVVGLGTGSTTTFAIKELGKRVKEGLKITAAASSIRTEELAKSLGIEILDLGSLSSIDISIDGADEFTETLDLIKGGGGALFREKIIASLSKNAIIITDASKKVKKLGAFTVPIEVIPLAYQYVFDQITTLGGKGQLRSVENNTFITDNGNLIIDADFGLIDNPVKLSSDLNQINGLLAHGLFINLTSKIVMSEGTDIIIFE